From Streptomyces sp. NBC_00370, a single genomic window includes:
- a CDS encoding FAD-dependent monooxygenase, producing the protein MELNNVKEAVSEVLIVGAGPTGLALACDLRRREVSVRVVEQAAGLFPGSRGKGIQPRTLEVLDDLGVVAPMLASGGPAPVGMVWQDGERQGEHRMFEDAAPSPAEPYTGPWLVPQWRTQEILYARLLELGGSVEFGAALRGLAQDGGGVTAELSDGRTVRARYAVAADGGRSTVRALLGIAMTGETVDPAAMIVADVRIPALDRLNWHVFPGEDGSFLSLCPLPGTADFQLAGRFEDGSTPDISPAGVRELIASRTHLTADDVTEVRWSSDFRPRAALADRFTDGRVFLAGDAAHVHSPAGGQGLNTSIQDAYNLGWKLGQVLRHGAPDALLDTYEGERRPVAAEMLGLSTRIHRGEARRGAATRQLGLGYRGGPLSSGAAGALRSGDRAPDGPLPDGTRIFDILRGPHFTLLAVDTALPTGLVTPPTVRTARIDTYEPYGRGLFLIRPDGYVGWAGTDETGLEAWLREVDTDAVAAGVTA; encoded by the coding sequence ATGGAACTTAACAACGTTAAGGAAGCGGTGTCCGAGGTCCTGATCGTGGGAGCGGGCCCCACCGGGCTGGCCCTCGCCTGTGACCTGCGGCGCCGCGAGGTGTCGGTCCGCGTGGTCGAACAGGCGGCGGGGCTCTTCCCCGGCTCGCGCGGCAAGGGCATCCAGCCGCGCACGCTGGAGGTGCTGGACGATCTGGGCGTCGTCGCGCCGATGCTCGCGTCCGGCGGCCCGGCCCCGGTGGGCATGGTCTGGCAGGACGGCGAGCGGCAGGGCGAGCACCGGATGTTCGAGGACGCGGCGCCGTCGCCCGCAGAGCCGTACACCGGGCCGTGGCTCGTCCCGCAGTGGCGCACCCAGGAGATCCTGTACGCGCGCCTGCTGGAGCTGGGCGGGAGCGTCGAGTTCGGCGCAGCGCTGCGCGGACTCGCGCAGGACGGCGGGGGCGTCACGGCCGAACTGTCGGACGGCAGGACGGTACGGGCGCGGTACGCCGTCGCCGCCGACGGGGGCCGCAGCACGGTGCGCGCGCTGCTCGGCATCGCGATGACGGGTGAGACCGTCGACCCGGCCGCGATGATCGTCGCGGATGTCCGTATCCCCGCCCTCGACCGGCTGAACTGGCATGTGTTCCCGGGCGAGGACGGCTCGTTCCTGTCGCTCTGCCCGCTGCCGGGGACGGCCGACTTCCAGCTGGCAGGGCGGTTCGAGGACGGCTCGACGCCCGACATCTCCCCCGCCGGGGTGCGGGAACTGATCGCCTCCCGCACCCATCTCACGGCGGACGACGTCACCGAGGTCCGCTGGTCGTCGGACTTCCGCCCGCGCGCGGCCCTGGCCGACCGCTTCACGGATGGCCGGGTCTTCCTGGCGGGGGACGCGGCGCACGTCCACTCCCCCGCCGGCGGACAGGGGCTGAACACGAGCATCCAGGACGCGTACAACCTGGGCTGGAAGCTGGGTCAGGTGCTGCGGCACGGCGCGCCCGACGCGCTGCTGGACACGTACGAGGGCGAGCGCCGCCCGGTGGCGGCCGAGATGCTGGGCCTGTCGACCCGCATCCACCGCGGCGAGGCCCGCCGCGGCGCCGCCACCCGCCAGCTGGGCCTCGGCTACCGGGGCGGCCCGCTGTCGTCGGGCGCCGCGGGCGCCCTGCGATCGGGCGACCGCGCCCCGGACGGCCCGCTCCCGGACGGCACCCGCATCTTCGACATCCTGCGCGGCCCGCACTTCACGCTGCTGGCGGTGGACACGGCGCTGCCGACGGGGCTGGTGACACCACCGACGGTACGCACGGCCCGGATCGACACGTACGAACCGTACGGCCGAGGCCTGTTCCTGATCCGCCCGGACGGCTACGTCGGCTGGGCGGGCACGGACGAGACGGGCCTGGAGGCGTGGCTGAGGGAGGTGGACACGGACGCGGTGGCGGCAGGGGTGACGGCCTGA
- a CDS encoding TetR/AcrR family transcriptional regulator C-terminal domain-containing protein — protein MVKVATTRLDRALVARTALRLLDKGGLEGLTLRAIAKELDVKAPALYWHFKDKQALLDEMATEMMRRMTADLPAEPSGDWQESLTVMMRGLRTHLLRYRDGAKVYSGTRFTDTGYAASMDTSLRIFTDAGFTPAGAARAWITAYSYTIGFVIEEQAMGPRVEEGEGEQGGGGEGYDLDARAERLAEFPLAAAAGYEIFQEQDAGFDAGLRAVTAGIALTLLPRRGE, from the coding sequence ATTGTCAAGGTGGCTACGACACGACTCGACCGCGCACTGGTCGCCCGCACCGCCCTGCGCTTGCTCGACAAGGGCGGTCTCGAAGGGCTGACCCTGCGCGCCATCGCCAAGGAACTGGACGTCAAGGCGCCCGCCCTCTACTGGCACTTCAAGGACAAACAGGCGCTGCTCGACGAGATGGCCACCGAGATGATGCGGCGGATGACGGCCGACCTGCCCGCTGAGCCGTCGGGCGACTGGCAGGAGTCGCTGACGGTGATGATGCGCGGGCTGCGTACGCATCTGCTGCGCTACCGCGACGGCGCCAAGGTCTACAGCGGCACCCGCTTCACGGACACCGGGTACGCCGCCTCGATGGACACCAGCCTGCGGATCTTCACCGACGCCGGCTTCACCCCGGCGGGCGCTGCCCGCGCCTGGATCACCGCTTACAGCTACACCATCGGCTTCGTCATCGAGGAACAGGCGATGGGGCCACGCGTCGAGGAGGGCGAGGGGGAGCAGGGCGGGGGAGGCGAGGGGTACGACCTCGACGCCCGCGCCGAGCGGCTGGCGGAGTTCCCGCTGGCCGCCGCCGCCGGCTACGAGATCTTCCAGGAGCAGGACGCCGGCTTCGACGCGGGACTCCGGGCCGTCACCGCCGGCATCGCGCTGACGCTGCTGCCGCGCCGGGGCGAGTGA